In Drechmeria coniospora strain ARSEF 6962 chromosome 03, whole genome shotgun sequence, the DNA window AAGGATGCTGCGCTCGGGTCTTGGGGGATGGATGGGATCTGCCACCTCTGCCGCCTACCGGCACTCTCGAGCGACATGCGGGCCCCTGTAGAGCTCTGGAGCAAGGGACAGCCATCGTCTGGTTTGACATGGAGAACGTTTCGCACAATTTCCAAGACTGAGCAACAGGATATCACATTCCAGCATCGTCTAATTCGTCCAAGCCAACGCTTTTCTGCATAGACCTTGACTGGAGTCGGGCAGGATGCACAGGGATTCATCCATCGTACACGTGGGCCCGTGTGACGGACCTCGTACGCTCCAGGCTTCCAATTTGTCGGACAACCAATTTGTCAGTTTGGGGGGTATAATCAGGAAGCGTGGCAGGTGCTTTCCCTCGACCATGCCGTGCCATGCATTCGCACAGAGTACACGACTTGAATGAAAATATTCACATGCATCGCCGACATGCCACCATCCGGTAAACGCCAGGGCTCGCATGACCCGCGCACGGGTGGGAGAAAACAAATGCGAAAGAGGAGAGGTGATGCTGCTCAATTGGTGGGTGGATGAGATCGTCTTTGCATTTTACCGACTCAGCGTTGCTTGGTTGAAACTGTCAAGCACCGTCTCCTTCATGTCCTGCTTGCCGGGTTCCGGCACGCTCTGTTCTGATGAGGCCTGATCGACGGCCTTTTGCTCGCCAGTCTCGGCACgaggggcggcgacggattTTTGGGCCATGGACCGGGCCTGAGCCTCGCCAACCTTGCCGTAGACGCTGAGGCCCGTGGCAATCATGCCGCCAATGTCGCCGACATTGCCGGGcaccacgacggccgtgCCCTCCTTGGCCAGCTTCCCAAAGGCATCGACGTACTTTTCCGCCACCGTCAAGCTGACGGCTCCCCGGGcaccttcctcgccgtccgtgATGCTCCGGGCAACGGCCTCGATGCCCTGGGCGGTGGCCCGAGCCTTCAGCAGGATCGCCTGCGCATCACCGTCCGCCGTGTTGACGCGCTCGGCACGAAGGGCCTCGGACGCGAGAATGACGCTCTGcttcttgccctcggcgATGTTGATGGCGCTCTGCCGCTGTCCTTCGGAGTCGAGAATCTCGGCCCGCTTGGAGCGCTCGGCCGTGACCTGGCGGtgcatggcctcgacgacagcCGCGGGCGCATGAATGTCTCGGATTTCGTATCGCAAGCAGGTGACGCCCcaagcctcggcggcgtcgttgaTGGCGGCCGTGATGTTGGTGTTGAGCGCGGCACGCTCCTTGAGCACGTGATCGAGGCTGAGCTGACCGATTTCGGACCGCATCGTCGTTTGCGCCAGTTGAGAGATGGCATATTCTGCATCTTCGACGCCGTAGCTACCGAGTTCGTCGTGGGTTAGCGTCGTGGAGCAGCAGCGCGAAAGAAGACGCCGGCAGGATccgagcggcgaggcgacTCACCTCGCCTTGTAGGCATCAAACACTCTCGTGAacaggacgccgtcgagctcgagcgtcACGTTATCGGCCGTGATGGCGCTCTGGCTCGGAATCTCAATGGCCACCTCCTTCAGGTTCTTCACGTAGGCGATGCGATCGATGAAGGGCATGAGGATCGCGAGGCCCGGCTCCAGGATGCGGTTGAACTTGCCCATGCGCTCGACGATCCATGCCGTCTGCTGCGGCACGAAGCGCACGACCGTGTTCGCCGGCAGACGCGGCTTCTGAAAGTAGGATGGCAGCGGCGTCGCGAAGCTGGACGGGAGCCTCGCCTGGGTGGACGTGGAAAAGAGACGAGCGACCGCGAGGCTGGAGGACACGGGAGCTGCCCGCGAAAGGGCGGCTCGCGTGAGGGACGTGACCATTGGAGCGGCGTTGCGTACGTCAGAGCCGCAGGATGCGAATCTCAACACTCATGGGACACGGAGCCGCAGGGTGGAAGAGTTGGATCGTGATGGCTGGTGAAGTGGGACGTTGGATGTCAGTTGCAAAACGTGAGGCAGCTAAGCTATCTGAACACCAGTAGGTGATTGGCTTGGACCAGGCTACAGCGCAGTAGCAAGgcgctgtactgtacggagtagagtaatatgtactaggtaagtaagtacaagtacgtacgtgtTCGcagtaaatacagtacaatacTGTACGCATTTGCAGTATTtagaagtacatgtacagtacatattgtacagtataagtatgtccgtacttgtaagtactgtactgtagaatGGTGCCGAGTaataattacggagtatgctGTAATAATTGATCAGGCACCAATGCCAAACAAAGGCCGACAATTACCCGCTGGCCAGAAGCTTGGTGGATGGATCCCGTCACCCCATCAGCgtgccgtactccgtaagtacatgtacttgtctGCGCAACTGTATGGGCATTACTTACTTGAACatgtaggtacctgtacaagtactctagCACATGGCAGGGACACCATGCTGGAGGGGAGTGATGATCACGTAGTGGGGCAACACCATGTGCTACCGTGACTGCCCCGCGCTGCCGTTGCCAATTCCGAGCTTCCCCATGGACCCAGCACTTCAATCATAGGGCGCCTTGGCATCTCCTTTCCACGAAAACTCCCCCACCAGTCGAGAAAACGGGAAAGAGGAAGCAGGACCATCGATAGACGAGGAGAGGACATTCGAAGCCATGTCCGCCAAAGTCCCCCGCAACTTCCGCCTGctggaggagctcgagaaggGAGAGAAGGGGCTCGGTGCCGAGGCTTGCAGCTACGGCcttgaggatggcgaggatcTCCTCATGAGCAACTGGAACGGCACTATCCTGGGCCCTCCTCACGTACGCCTTCCCTCTTTTCCGATTCTTTTGCTGTCACGTTCTTGTCTCGCTCGCTGTCGGCTTCCATggcgacgggctcgagcTGCCAGTACGACATGCTAATGATCCCATGGATGCAGAGCGTCCACGAGAACCGCATCTACAGTGTCAAGATGCACTGCGGCGAGCGATACCCCGacgagccgccgacgattcaatttgtcAGCCAGGTCAATCTGCCTTGCGTCAACCCACGCAACGGCGTCGTTGATCCCAAGCAGCTGCCTTGTCTGGCGCAGTGGAAGCGTGAGAACACCATGGAGACGGTCCTCATCGAGCTTCGAAGGTGCCGTACCCTCCTTCCACCCCGGAATCATCAGCATGATGCATTTGAGCAAGTGGTAATGGGCTAACCAACGGACCCCCGCAGATATATGGCTGCCCCTGCCAACAAGAAGATCCCGCAGCCGCCCGAAGGCACGACCTACTCATAGCTCCAACCAGTTCCGTTCGATGACGAGGCTCGTAGCATAGACGGGTGCGGTTGAGAACAGAAAGAGGCGGTACGACGAGAAGCGCAAAGCTTGACAAGCCATTACGATTCCACAGCAAAAAAAATGAGAATAAACTTGATCAATATTCGTGGAAGTCATGTAGTCGCAGGTGATTTCGGCACAATCATTTCGCATGCACCGAAGCTGCGGCATAAGATAAAAGAGTCGTGGAGCATTACACCCTTGCGAATTGATATTCCTCAATTTAGTCCCAGCACGACATTTCGTAACCAAGCATGGCTCCAATTCTTGGCAACGTCTCAGCCTCGCTCAAAATCTATATTCATTGCTCACCCTGaaatgcacatgtacaggtacggctCGTCAAGATGATAATTTCCAACGCACAGAACACTTTCATGAAAAGTTCTACATGAAAAAATCATACCTCCTCTTCGGCCCCGGCGATTCCACTGTCAAACAAAGGGGGTCCAACAGCGCTCAGGCGGGCCGCCGTCTTGCTCAGCACCACCCGATTCCCTGGATCGTCGAAAAAGAACATCGGAGAGATGGGACTGTCCGGCCGCGGGACATCTTGTTCTTCTGCCGCTGGAACTGGCTCGCCCAGCACTTCGCAGCAGCTAGGGAAATTACCTGCGCACCGCAACGAAGTGGATGGTGACGGCAGCGAGCAGCAATGGGCCCCGGCCCCCGCGTCTCGACTGGCAGAATCCTTCGCGTGGTCCGAAACGGGAGAGAGGGCCGCATCCCAATCCCAAATGTCCTCCAGATCCGGCTTCGGCTCCATGTCGTAAACGGGCACCTCGTACGGTGACAGCTGAATGGCCTTTTCAAACAACCTCGACCCGGTTGGCGGGTGAAGATTCATCGTGCCGGCAGTGTCTCTCACCGAAGTGTCGTCTCGACGGGCAACTTCGATGGATGAATGCCGTCGGCTAGAACGGCGGTGTTTTGAGGGACGGCGGGCGGGTGGATGATGCTTCAACGATGCTTCATCGATCGAACTACTTGATTCGttgttcgtcgtcggcgggacAGGAAAGCAAAAGTCGATGGTCGAcccggtcgtcgtcgcctgggTAGTCTTGAAGCGGAGAGATCTTGACCTTCGCTTATGTGGGCGAGATTCTTCGCGTCCATGCCGCGTTTGTTTctcaccctcctcgtcctcgttgtaTTCTTCCAAGTTGGCAAGGATCCTGCTGCGAAATGATTGTTGTTTCTTTCGTATCGCCGCCAGAAGCATCTCTTCCTGGCGCGTGATGGCTACGATGCGGCTGTGGCCACCGTGCCCATCAGCGGGAGACGGAGCAGAATGCAGGTACAAGCCGACCGACGTTGGGCTCAGGGGCGGCGTGAGCTGGTCGGCGACACGGGCGCTGGACGCTCGTTGGAAGACACCATGGTCAAAGTTCATGCCTCGAGCCAGCGGCAGCCTGGCCTGTGCTGGGCCGATATCGGATAGACGCCGAGCATTCACTGCATTTCCGGCGCGAGTTTCTTGAAGGCCGTGGTCGGACTTTGTTTGCCAAGTCAAGGTTGAGTTGACGGAGAAATTGGACATGAGAGAGGCGCGTCGAGATGACGGCGAGCTGGTGGCCTGGAAGCCGTAGCGAGAAGTCGCATTGGCACCTTCGGAACCATCGGGAAGGGGATACATGCTCGAGGGAGCAAAGCTGGCATGCTTGTTCGACTTGACCGCCTGGCCAGAATGTCCTTCACCCGTCCTCACACCTTGGGAAGTGCTGGGGCGAGGCGGTCTGTGCGGAGGAATATCATCATCACACTTGGATCGTTGCGCGGAACTTTTTTTCGTCACGCTCCTGGTAGTGTTGGCGGTGGCCGCAGGTGATGCGACGCAGCTGTACTCGGCTTCGGAATCGGAAGAGAGCATCAAGACGCTCGTACGGTTCAGGTCGGCAGATTCCAAGACGCAATTGGTTTTCTTGGATGCCTTGGGTTTGCGTGCATACCTGCTCGAAGTGCTTATCGCCTCgatcggcggcgatgatgagcTGGCGAACCTCGCCGTCTGTGGTGTGGTGGGAGCCGAGCACTGGGGAAAGGGCCGGTACGTCTTGCTCTCTCGACAGCTCCGGGAGCGAGCTTTCAAGCCGTTTCCGGTTTTATCCTGGCAGGGAACGACGGGCAGCGAATCCGGGCCCATCACGGCCTCGATCGACACTTTCTCGTAGCGGTTGTACAAGGTGGGCAGCTCGCTCAGTGCCGTGTTGCGCGGCGACCGGTCGCTCCCGCCGGTAGCTGGCCGGACACCTTCTGCGGCCGCTTCTTGGCAGAATTTCTCGTCCGTGTGCCTTTTCGGTCTCGCGTGTGCGACATTCGCGGCGGGTGATGGCAAGGAAGGTGAGGTCATGCCAGACTCgacaccatcgtcgtccacCTCTTGCTGCGCAGACGAGGCTCTCTTGCTTTGCCGGCGGTCCAGCAGAAATCCGGTGAGGGCCAATgtcgccggcttcttcgccgccctGCTCTTCATGTTGCCCATGCCGGCACTCGCCGCCTTGGGGGGTAGGccgatggccatggcggacgaggaggtctGCTGCGAGATGGAGAGGGGCAGCTTTGTCTTGTCGTACCACGACTTGATGGTCAAGGACGAGCCACTCTTACGCAGGAAGCTGGAAGCGAGCGACTTCCTGTCCTCGGAACCGTCTACGGATACGGTGCCAGCGAGGGGTTGTCGATGATGGGTGGCGTCTTCCAAATGCTCGCCCCAGCCGTTCTCGGAAccggcgatgacgacagGGTGCATATCGTCCATGTCGCGTGCCTCGGAGCCATAATACGAAgagctcatcgtcgtcgtgctggaGCGGTTGTCGCTCAACGTTGGGGATGAGGCGGCTTCGGCCACTTCCTGGGGGTTcatcgccatggcctcgtGCGTGCAAGGCGTCTTGCTCAAGGGTTCGGCGTCTGGCGGGTGGGAtgccgtcttcttcttgcgCCCAGAGATGGAAAAGGGAAATCGAGGCATCGCCTTGCGTTTCCAAGCTGGATCGGAGCAACACTACCAACTAGTGCACCTAATACTCGGCGAAGCGGAACAAGGTTTCATGCGTAGACCGGACAGCAAGACGCAAGGCCTAGAGGCGAAACGGAGCTCGGCTTCGCCTGGTGTCTGCCTGCCAGGGTGTACTTGATGCAACGACAGGGCAATCGGCGCCTATCGCGGACGCGGAATTGTTCGGCTTCACCTTGCCTCCGCTTGCCAGGGCGTACTTGATGCAACGGCAGGGCAAACGGCACCTGTGGCGGCCGCGGAAATGTTCATCTGCCGGCCAGGCTCTTGCTCGCCCTGTCCCTGGCAGTACAATACCTTGCAACCCGGCGGTTCGGTTCGGTTCGGTTCGGTTTGGCAGGCTGCTTAGCAGGTTGGCAGAATGCTTAGCAGCTCCGGCAAAGGCTCGATGGCAAAGCGAATACGAACAAGGGGACATCAGCAGGCAAGCTCGGCAGATGCAAACAGCACCGAAAAATGATGTCCTGGGTTCGGGTGCGTCTCCACCATCTAATTAGAAGCAATTTGCAGGTGCAGGCAGGAGAGGGGGGCATGAGGTGATGGAGCCCCCCGGGACTGAGGGATAGGCCGCTTCGGGTGGGAGAGCACGAATAATTCGGCGGAGACTGATGGTGCTGATGGCATGGGCATACATGTGCAATGCGGTGGGGGATTTATTCGCGGGCGGCCGATGGTAATGAGGGAAGCGAGGCGGACAACGTCGGTCACGGGCGGTCCGTGATCCGTGATCGATCCTCACTGACGAGCCaggatgacgatgaggaAGGCAAGGTaccgggggggggaggggggcaaGTACCTCATAGTACCTTCTCCCAGAAGGGAATGCACGAAGGGAAAGTTCGTCGTGCTTTCCTATCGCGGCGATCAAACGGGAAGGAGCAAACAATACGCCATGGACGTCTAGGTAGGACGGACTGGCGGTGCAGCATGTACCAGGTACGGCGTGCGGTGACTCCTATTACTTGGTACCTGGGAGGCCGATGAATTGCACGGCACCCTTGGTGGCTCTGGGGGCTTGCGACGGTCAGCGTTGGTGGTGGCCGACTATTTGGCCGATCTCCGTCCTCCATTGCCATGGCAGGGTGCGAGTGGGAAGAAGCGGTGGGGAGAGTGGTCCGTGACGTCGAGGCTCCATGCCATGGCTTGGTGGCCTCAGCCTGATGGTCAGACCAGCCGACGGGACCGCCGTTGCAGGCGGATCCATCGGTGAAGCGAACGGAAGAAGCGCATGTCTCACAGCCATGATTCAGATGGCCCGACAAAGGTTGAGAATGGCGGGTGCCCCGCTAGTTCTGCGAGCCGGTTCCACGGACGGACGAGCGTACGAGCGAgcagcgacgaggcgaggaagctATTCCCGTCTGCCCGGACTCGCACGTACTTGAGGTAGTAGAACTGGCATGCTAGGCACCAGGCAGCGAGAAGTACCTCTTGCCTAGGGAGCATTACAggctacaagtacctacagtacgttgTATTTGGAGTgcccgtactgtacggagtggtaCTAGGTGCCCATGTAACGTTTCCGTAccgctgtacaagtacccgAGATGcaacacctacaagtaatgCTTGTACTCATAGGtatcgtacatgtacttatgcATCTGTATATGTGCCGGGGTACGCAATGTCCTAGTCCTGCATTAGGAGCTCGAGCttgctccgtattacttgcgtctacagtacatgcacagtccGGGGTATGTTGCGGTGAGTTTcaacacctacatgtactgcacatgtgctccgtacctagcaTGGCCAACATGAATTACCCAAGTACCTACGCAGGacctgcttgtacatgtgcgatCAACAGTACGATGCTAGGGCAAAAGGGGAAGGAAAAGCCATGGACGAGGCGCGCTGGAAATGAACCGAGTTTGCTGCGGCAGAGCATGAGCACCCGACGTCAGCaccacgtacttgcactccatTCGTAATGTGcgagtgctgcaagtacattggtattattaccatcaattaggtattattacttgccgCTAGGTGCCTACAGTATACAGTGGCAACCTGATACTATTGCGTGTAgaagcacagtacttacagtgtactgggcagcacatgtacacgtatGTCCCAACCGAGTGGTGCATTGTTCGTTCGTCCCCCACGCCACTCTCCGTTCCGAATGTGCGAGACATCCAAGCAATTACACTGCACAGGGCCCTCGACACGCATCCTCCTCTCAGGAGACGACCGTGGACTGATGTACGAGTGCAGTGCAAGTCGAGCGTACGCCAATGACCGTCGAGCAAAGTGCAAACAAGGCGTGCCCCGCGATGGTCTGCGAGCATTTTTATTGAACCTTTTTATTGACCAACACTGCACGGGCCATCGTGACTCGCCTCGTTGGACTCGGATTTGCATTGGGTGCACAGGCGGGAGAGATTGCAGCAGCACAGACAAACAGATGCCGGAGTCGACACCCGACAGTCGCGTCCCCGCGTCTGGAGGGTTTGCTAGAGTCCCTGCCGGCGGCACCAAAGAGCGCAGGTGCAAGAAGGGTACGGCGCGAATGGCATGGCGGCAGCGAATTTGGCCCAGCAAGACCTTCTAaaggtattactccgtaccgcctCAGTTTGTCCTCGGCAGTGGATCGTCGGATCCTGACCGGCGACTCCGTCGGTTGCGTGTGACGAGCCTGTCCCCGCCATCGTTGTGGCTCCTGCTCCAAAGTAATAGCTGACTCGGCATGACTGCCGCCCTATGCGGAGAGAGCTGGCATCATCGTCATTATTGATTGTCATAGCAAACGAGACGCGCGTGTTGGCCACGGCCAAACTCTATCTACTGCCTTCCCTTCGTCCGATCACTTGTCGGAACGGCAAGGCAGGTAGGCACACGCCCCGACGTCGACTATGACTTGATGCGAAGTGGCCGTTGCCTCGCTTCCTACGATGAAAGGCAGATGGTGTCGTCAACTCTTTCTCGTCTCTGGTCAGCCAGCCGTGCCTGCGGCGTGGGAGGACAAGCGAATCTATGACTTGGAGGCGTGCTTCCTTGCTCGAATACAATTTCTACATCCGGCGCAATATTGCATTGGCCGGGGAGACCCTGGACGCCTGCGACGCTGTCTCAACCGGTCACGCCCATCGTATTTCCTCCGCCTCACCAATCTTGGAGATGAGGGGCCGCGGAGTCGCCATCGGCGCATTTCTACGGCCTTGTTGCCTACTGCTTGTCGTGCATACACAAGTACGGGGCGCAGGACAAGTATTTGTCAAGTATTTGTCAAGGAGAAAATTAAGTTTTCTGATCAGTCTCCCGTGGAAGTAAACCTTTTCCTGGGGGCGGTGAATGCTGCTCCAACGCAATGGCATCTTCATCGTCCAATGTCCTTGTCATTCCTCCCTTGCATCATCGGAATCATTTGCCCACTTTCCTGGTCCCACAAGTCGCTAATGGTGCTGAATCTTGCTGCTGCGGATGGGCCTttcgtcgtctcgtctcgcccCGCGCGCACGTCATCCTGCTGCGCCAACAGCCAGCTGTCGGTTTCTGCTTGCACTACAGTCCAACGACAGTCCACGGACTGCATTAAACCCATGGCGTTTTTGTATGGCCGTTCCTTTGTCCGTCTTGCATTTCAttttcgtcgtcatcgcctgcCATTCTGGTGTCCTGTCGGGAGTTGTCCGCCGCAGCCTTCCAATGGCCGCACTCTCCATTCCATCGGCCGGATCGATCGACCGCCGTAGGGCAGCAAGGCAGGCTACTTCTGTACCGAGCAGCAGGGTCCCACGAATGAGCCACTGCCTTGGTTCTTGCACCTGTCGCGCCGCACATGCCTCCGCCGCCTGGTCCATCATTCGGCTCCGAAAGGACGGCTCCAACCACTGGCCGGACAAAGTATCGTCGATGCATTCTTGTTCGTTGACGCATCCTCGCTCGGTGCTCCGGATATGTAGATGGTTTTCCAGCGACCGACAGCGAAGCGTCCCGGCGTCATGCTGGATGGTTCAAAGTCGTGCCCAAAAACTTCCAAACAAACACCCCGGATCGTGTAGGAGGGCGCTGGCTCACAGATATCTGGTCTGCATCCACTCTTCGTTCCGCATTCGCAGGTCCAGCCCGTACCGAGCCCACCACCTCCGGACCTTGGTCTGGTCCCCGATGCTGTCCTCGAGAGCCTCTTCGATGTTGCATGTCCGgaactcgacgagctgctttCGTCCGTCCATGCCTTCCAACTCCCCGTGAGCGAACCTGCGCCACCACTCCAGCACGTCGACGTGCTGGTGCATCGTCGAGCTGATGAGCACCTCGGCGTCAAACACGAGCTTGTTGTCCCCCTTGAGCCGTCTCCAAGTCTCGAGCACGTGGACGTGACCCCAGCGGCTGGCCaccttggcgacggcgtcgccgtgagCCACGGGCACGCCCGACGCGTCCCACCATCGCAGCacgtcgtcgtggccatgcTGGGTGGCCCACCACAGCGAACGGCCCGGCCGCAGCACCACTGTTTCGTCCTGGGCCGCCGCGTCGCGCCACCACTCGAGCACCAGTAGATGGCCCTTTCCGCTCGCCTGCTCCAGCGCCGCTTCCGTGTACCGTAGCGGAAGGCCGGAACGACGCCACCACCAGTCCAGCACCGGCACGTGACCGTTCTTGGACGCGCCGtccatggcctcggcgtcgtacGTGTGCTTGTCCCGAAACCAGCGACTCTGCCTCCAGTAGTCGAGGACGTCGGTTCGGGGGTAGTAGGCCGACGCGTTGGTCGGCAACGTCGTGCCGTCAAAGGCCTTGAACAGCTCCGGTCGGTTGGCTTCCATGTACTCGAGCACCTGGATGAGGCCGAATCGTATGACCAGCTTGACGAAGAGCGCCGAGACGTCGTGAAAGTTGGGCGGCGACTGCGACAGCTTCTTgcagacggcggccgagttgCCGGTGAGCACGGTCCACTCCAGCTCATGCTCGTACACGCTCAGCCGGTCCGAGGGGTGCTGCGCCTCGAgccgccacggcggcggcatcggcaggtGCGTGTAGATGCCCAACGCTTTCGCGAGCTCCCAGTCTCCGGCGtagtcgaggacgatgatcCATATCTCGGGCGGCAGCTTGGCTCGTATCGGGACCTTGCTCTCGGCGATGACCGGCGTGCTCGTggccatctcgacgtcgcgcccgaggccgagcagatCCGCTTGGTTCCTAATGATGCCGAGCACTTCGTTGAATCCGTTCCAGTTCGGCACTCGCTTCGGATTGGTGCCGCCCTCGTAATGCCACAAGATGGGCGTCATGACCCGGACCCACTTCCATTTTCGATACAGCTTGCTCAAGTgtcgcttcgtcgtcgggttCGACCACATGTGCGTGCTCATGCCGGGCACAAGCACGATGCTCTTTTGCACGTTCCACCCCCGgaggacctcgccgaggaaggtgtcggcgatgccggcgagcATCTTGGCCATCCCGTTGGCGTCGAGCGGAACGCAGACCATCAGATCGGCCCATTCCACCAGCTCGTACGCCTGTTGCCGGTAAAACTCGATGTCGTCCGCGGGCTCTCCTTGACCGGGCGAGAGGCTGCGGTTCTccatgacgatgatggcttGCGTCAGCCTCGGAACGACATCATCCACGATGGCCCTCGTCTCTATCTGCATGTTCTTGGACAGCCGAACGACGAGTGCCTGGGCCCAGGAGGTATCCCGCGGACCGGTGGCTGCCACCAGCAGGTGCAGCTTACGGCATCGCGGGCTCATCTCGTGGAGCGAGGAGAACGAGGACGTGGACATGGTCGATGCAAGCCGCGGCGGAGGGGACCGACGGTTCGCCATGACGGAATCGGTGCTCTGCCGCGGCACATCCTTCTCTCGTCGTCAAAGGCGACGGAAGTGAAGGCCTCGTTCAACGACGTTGTCCACAAAAACGGGGGATTCGAAAGCCGGCTCCCATCGCCGCAGCACGCCTCGGCTCGGGTAGCAGTGCGTCGTCGTTGGGCAGCAAAATACTAGCCAGGTAGCTACCTGCAGTtgcacctgtacttgtactccgcaccgtGCTGCTGCGTCATTTGCAGGTTGGCAGATGAAGTGCCGGCCTTGTTCTGGAGGAGACACGAAGCAACGAGGTGCTGTTCATGAATGGTGTGTAGTCGTAATTAGTCCGTAGACGAGTGGCAGCGTCCCGAAGAGCTAAAAAAGGGGCGATGCTTTAATTGATTTAATTAATGGATAATAGCCGTAGTCCATATGGAGTAGTTCTGTCTGGCATGCGAAAGCACCAAGATTTGGGCCTGGCGCTGCGTGTTTCGCATCCAGCCTCAGCCCAAATACGTACTGGTCGCGTCgctaaaaaaaaaaaccaaTGTCAATGCCGAAACGTATGATCAACACGTCGTCGTGGGAGTGAGGATTGCTGAACCAGGCATACGATATATCGTGGCTCAAATGTAGAAATGTGTATTAAAGCAACTCATAATGCATTACTAAAGCCATGAAAGAAGCGTCGTAGAAACGCTCGTATTCAGTAATATTCAGTACTTAAATGGGGAATCGACGCGGTGATGACGCTGAGGAGCAGGCCAAATTGAATGTCACATGACTCGGAAGCCGATTCCGGCAACCTACTTTGGAGTGCGTACAGCAGCGCCTGCCAGCCAGTTTGCCGTCATAGACGGCTTCCAATCGTCAGAAAACTTTGCCTTGCGATTGAATAGTCTCCCGCAGCTCGGCAAGAAACTAGTGagcatcgacgccatccgTTACAACATCGACAGGCACGCCGAGACGTCACCACCACCCCGCGCGTTCGCTGCCGCTTCAAAAATTTCTCCCCCCGCAAAGGAAACCTTGCTCCGGCAAGTCAGCCTGCGGCCATGTTGGACCAGATGGCGAATGAGATAAAGCTCATCTCGGGGAGCTCCCACCCGGAGCTGAGTGCCAAAGTCGCCAGCCGGTACGTCGAATTCCCTCGTGCCCTCTACTGTCTCGCAGGATGCCATGACggaccgaccgaccgcctCACCCGGCCGCCTCGCGTGCTGATGGATATCCCCGCAGGCTAGGCATCTCCATCGCCAACACCATGAGCCTGAACTATTCGAACCAGGAAACGAGCGTCTCCATCGGCGAGTCCGTTCGTGACGAGGATGTCTTCATCCTTcagtcgacggcgcctgGCGATGTAAACGACGGCCTCATGGAGTTGCTCATCA includes these proteins:
- a CDS encoding stomatin family protein, coding for MVTSLTRAALSRAAPVSSSLAVARLFSTSTQARLPSSFATPLPSYFQKPRLPANTVVRFVPQQTAWIVERMGKFNRILEPGLAILMPFIDRIAYVKNLKEVAIEIPSQSAITADNVTLELDGVLFTRVFDAYKASYGVEDAEYAISQLAQTTMRSEIGQLSLDHVLKERAALNTNITAAINDAAEAWGVTCLRYEIRDIHAPAAVVEAMHRQVTAERSKRAEILDSEGQRQSAINIAEGKKQSVILASEALRAERVNTADGDAQAILLKARATAQGIEAVARSITDGEEGARGAVSLTVAEKYVDAFGKLAKEGTAVVVPGNVGDIGGMIATGLSVYGKVGEAQARSMAQKSVAAPRAETGEQKAVDQASSEQSVPEPGKQDMKETVLDSFNQATLSR
- a CDS encoding ubiquitin-conjugating enzyme variant MMS2, encoding MSVLAPMPNKGRQLPAGQKLGGWIPSPHQRAVLRKYMYLSAQLYGHYLLEHGALASPFHENSPTSRENGKEEAGPSIDEERTFEAMSAKVPRNFRLLEELEKGEKGLGAEACSYGLEDGEDLLMSNWNGTILGPPHSVHENRIYSVKMHCGERYPDEPPTIQFVSQVNLPCVNPRNGVVDPKQLPCLAQWKRENTMETVLIELRRYMAAPANKKIPQPPEGTTYS